A genomic segment from Aspergillus puulaauensis MK2 DNA, chromosome 1, nearly complete sequence encodes:
- a CDS encoding uncharacterized protein (COG:G;~EggNog:ENOG410PKFH;~InterPro:IPR020846,IPR011701,IPR036259;~PFAM:PF07690;~TransMembrane:14 (i33-59o71-90i102-121o127-148i160-179o191-209i230-250o262-280i301-323o335-356i368-386o392-417i429-452o472-490i);~go_function: GO:0022857 - transmembrane transporter activity [Evidence IEA];~go_process: GO:0055085 - transmembrane transport [Evidence IEA]): MSQTEEIVLHDTHTNAKTALNHATPQSPSKAQAITAVVALSGVSFLNTMGSGILTVALPRMATDLGLNHEILLWPAAVYALAAGCTLLIFGAIADVVGDKRVWLTGSILFAAFTLACGLAQTGNQLIAFRTLLGIAVSMCLPCAVSLMTRTFPPGKARNLGFASMGMGQPLGYSVGLILGGVFADSIGWRFGYYVSAIINALLSVLAFWSLPRERPRAGPVLQGLKKIDWVGAPIISVSLALLSFVLAQITENYHNLQEPYIIVLFALSIVLLPTFVLWVGWQEKHGRPALIPNSLWKNRLFSATCIIVFFTWAELNALQYFTSLYFQEIQHHSALASSLMFLPMVIAGAVTNIFTGYTVDKISVGQLVFVSAIISTLSPLLMALIKPSWVYWRGAFVSMLFSPIHADVLFTVSNLIISRAYPGENQALAGAVFNSVSQVGNSVGLAVSAAIAASVTEHSGQDTLKGFRAAYWLMFAAMVVVCGFSYFGLRGGGFVGKKNE, encoded by the exons ATGTCCCAAACAGAAGAAATCGTTCTCCACGATACCCACACAAATGCAAAGACAGCCCTGAACCATGCCACGCCACAATCACCCAGCAAAGCCCAAGCAATAACAGCCGTGGTAGCCCTATCCGGCGTCAGcttcctcaacaccatggGCTCGGGCATTCTCACCGTAGCCCTCCCCCGAATGGCCACCGACCTCGGCCTAAACCACGAGATCCTTCTGTGGCCAGCAGCTGTATACGCCCTTGCGGCAGGGTGCACACTTCTCATATTCGGCGCCATCGCAGACGTCGTCGGTGACAAGCGCGTCTGGCTAACAGGGAGTATCCTCTTTGCCGCATTCACACTAGCATGCGGTCTCGCCCAGACAGGGAACCAGCTCATAGCCTTCCGGACCCTTCTTGGGATCGCAGTTTCAATGTGTCTCCCGTGCGCGGTGAGTCTGATGACGCGGACATTTCCACCGGGTAAGGCGCGCAATCTGGGTTTCGCATCTATGGGTATGGGACAGCCGCTGGGATACTCCGTGGGGTTGATACTGGGTGGTGTGTTTGCAGACTCGATTGGGTGGCGGTTTGGATACTATGTCAGTGCTATTATCAATGCGTTGCTTTCTGTTCTTGCCTTCTGGTCTCTCCCGAGGGAGAGGCCGAGGGCTGGGCCTGTTCTGCAGGgattgaagaagatcgactgggttggggcgccGATTATCAGTGTTTCCCTGGCTTTACTTTCTTTCGTTCTCGC CCAAATCACAGAGAACTACCATAATCTTCAAGAGCCGTATATCATTGTTCTCTTCGCGTTATCGATCGTCCTCCTGCCGACGTTTGTACTCTGGGTTGGATGGCAGGAGAAGCACGGCCGCCCGGCACTCATCCCTAACAGTCTCTGGAAGAACAGGCTATTCAGCGCGACCTGCATTATAGTCTTCTTCACATGGGCAGAGCTCAATGCTCTGCAGTACTTTACATCTCTATA TTTCCAAGAAATTCAGCACCACTCTGCCCTCGCTTCATCACTCATGTTCCTCCCAATGGTGATAGCCGGCGCAGTAACAAACATTTTCACCGGGTACACAGTGGACAAAATCTCCGTGGGCCAGTTGGTGTTTGTATCCGCCATAATCAGCACACTCTCTCCACTTCTTATGGCACTCATAAAACCCAGCTGGGTATACTGGCGCGGAGCATTCGTCTCCATGCTTTTCAGTCCTATTCATGCAGATG TCCTCTTCACGGTCTCCAATCTGATAATATCCCGCGCGTACCCCGGCGAGAACCAAGCTCTCGCGGGGGCAGTGTTTAACTCGGTCTCGCAGGTCGGGAACTCGGTTGGACTGGCTGTGAGTGCTGCGATTGCTGCGTCTGTCACGGAACACTCGGGGCAGGATACGTTGAAGGGGTTCCGGGCGGCGTATTGGCTGATGTTTGCggcgatggtggtggtttgtGGGTTTAGTTATTTTGGATTGCGGGGTGGGGGGTTtgtggggaagaagaatgagTAG
- a CDS encoding tyrosine-protein phosphatase (COG:T;~EggNog:ENOG410PP9X;~InterPro:IPR000387,IPR029021,IPR026893,IPR016130;~PFAM:PF13350;~go_function: GO:0004721 - phosphoprotein phosphatase activity [Evidence IEA];~go_function: GO:0004725 - protein tyrosine phosphatase activity [Evidence IEA];~go_function: GO:0016791 - phosphatase activity [Evidence IEA];~go_process: GO:0016311 - dephosphorylation [Evidence IEA]), giving the protein MGSTYNLQELLATDIQTSLPAEAVAEIISQAPFTTVPGIFNLRDISNATIPTSPSPAVLRPGLAYRSAAPVPTFTPDGVTALNTLGIKKIYDLRRPDERTKKPSPVIDGVEVVWIPDALGGKPPNAAMVPPSDPEKSTETLVQMYTAYLASHAPVYKAVFEHIRDEPEKPFLFHCSAGKDRTGVLAALIHRLAGSADEAIVHDFTLTRVGLEPGREALLTMMKSLYGESAWNNPVLLVLWGVHANGMTGFLNILDEKHGGVVGYLKSLGFSDSDIDTMKANLALNRN; this is encoded by the exons ATGGGGTCCACGTACAATCTGCAAGAGCTTCTGGCAACCGACATCCAGACATCCCTGCCAGCAGAAGCAGTAGCCGAGATCATCTCGCAGGCCCCCTTCACCACGGTCCCGggcatcttcaacctccGCGACATCAGCAATGCAACCATTCCgacctctccatccccagcagTTCTTCGCCCAGGGCTCGCCTACCGCTCAGCAGCCCCAGTCCCAACATTCACACCAGACGGCGTAACAGCCCTGAACACCCTCGGGATCAAAAAGATCTACGATCTACGTCGGCCCGACGAGCGCACCAAAAAGCCGAGCCCTGTTATCGACGGCGTCGAAGTCGTCTGGATCCCGGATGCACTGGGCGGGAAACCGCCGAACGCAGCAATGGTGCCTCCATCTGATCCGGAAAAGTCGACTGAGACCCTGGTGCAGATGTACACGGCCTATCTCGCCTCGCACGCGCCAGTCTATAAGGCCGTCTTTGAGCATATCCGTGACGAGCCAGAGAAGccttttctctttcattGCTCAG CCGGAAAGGACCGCACCGGCGTCCTCGCGGCCCTGATCCACCGTCTGGCAGGGAGTGCCGACGAAGCGATCGTCCACGACTTCACGCTAACCCGGGTTGGACTCGAGCCCGGCCGCGAGGCTCTGTTAACGATGATGAAGAGTCTGTATGGAGAGTCGGCGTGGAATAACCCCGTTCTGCTGGTTCTCTGGGGCGTCCACGCGAACGGCATGACTGGGTTTCTCAACATTCTTGATGAGAAGCACGGTGGCGTGGTCGGGTATTTGAAGAGCCTGGGTTTCTCGGACTCTGATATTGATACGATGAAAGCAAATCTCGCATTGAACAGGAACTAA